In Acidobacteriota bacterium, one genomic interval encodes:
- a CDS encoding 23S rRNA (pseudouridine(1915)-N(3))-methyltransferase RlmH, with the protein MRIRFLFVGKSDEAEYARGVERYVARIARFSPCDVVVVKEEKPGAKADAERVKAKEGERLLAALQPRDLLVLCDERGKERTSAEFARDLRGWLDSGPSAVAFAVGGAFGLDPSLTPRARAILSLSRMTLPHQMARLLLAEQVYRATATLSGVAYSK; encoded by the coding sequence ATGCGCATCCGCTTCCTCTTCGTCGGAAAGAGCGACGAGGCCGAGTACGCGCGCGGCGTCGAGCGTTACGTCGCGCGGATCGCGCGCTTTTCCCCGTGCGACGTCGTCGTCGTGAAGGAGGAGAAGCCCGGCGCGAAGGCGGACGCGGAGCGTGTGAAGGCGAAGGAAGGCGAGCGCCTCCTCGCGGCCCTCCAGCCCCGCGACCTCCTCGTCCTCTGCGACGAGCGGGGGAAGGAGCGGACGAGCGCCGAGTTCGCCCGGGACCTCCGCGGATGGCTCGATTCCGGGCCGTCGGCGGTCGCGTTCGCGGTGGGGGGAGCGTTCGGTCTCGACCCCTCTCTGACCCCGCGGGCGCGTGCTATCCTCTCGCTTTCCCGGATGACCCTGCCCCACCAGATGGCACGGTTGCTCCTGGCGGAGCAGGTCTACCGGGCGACCGCGACGCTCTCCGGCGTCGCGTATTCCAAGTGA